Proteins co-encoded in one Arachis hypogaea cultivar Tifrunner chromosome 13, arahy.Tifrunner.gnm2.J5K5, whole genome shotgun sequence genomic window:
- the LOC112737206 gene encoding cytochrome P450 81Q32: MEDEASVSGDWLMILLLLLFLFLAKFILERNNKNNKNLPPSPTSLPIIGHLHLINQPLHRSLHNLTKKYGHILFLKLGTRNVLVVSSPSAIEECFTNNDIIFANRPQTLAGKHLNYNCKTMAFVPYGDHWRSLRRLTSLELFTANRLAMLARVREDEVQLLLKQLFQDCKAQNLKVELRPRFFELSFNIMLRMISGKRNYGKDIDEEGKEFQILVKEMAELLGSGNLNDFIPLLKWIDFQGVEKRMVRLMKKMDGFLQKLLDDHRRNKSIKGNQQNNMNNLNLIDVMLDLQHKDPEFYTHETVKGVILAMLTAGSETSATTLEWAVSLLLNNPKTMKKLEAEIETHAGHGQLLNESEATKLKYLQSVITETLRLYPAAPLLLPHESSNDCKVCGYDIPKGTMLLVNAWTLQRDPDLWVDPAMFVPERFDLGDGSGGGDHVVYNMVPFGVGRRVCPGAALAKRVMVHALGALVQCFELDKIGNEEINMKEGLGLTMPKVEPLVVLCSPRQQMIKILSDM, encoded by the exons ATGGAAGACGAAGCATCAGTTTCAGGGGACTGGCTGATgatacttcttcttctcttgtttctttttcttgctaaATTCATACTTGAAAGAAATAATAAGAACAACAAAAATCTACCACCAAGTCCAACTTCTCTACCAATCATAGGTCACCTTCATCTCATAAATCAACCCTTACACCGAAGCCTACACAACCTAACAAAGAAATATGGCCACATCCTATTCCTCAAACTTGGCACACGCAACGTTCTTGTCGTCTCTTCACCTTCCGCCATTGAAGAATGCTTCACAAACAATGATATCATTTTTGCAAACCGTCCCCAAACACTTGCTGGGAAGCATCTCAACTACAATTGTAAGACAATGGCGTTTGTTCCCTATGGCGACCATTGGCGCAGCCTCCGCCGTCTAACATCTCTTGAGCTCTTCACCGCCAACCGTCTTGCCATGCTTGCTAGAGTCCGAGAGGACGAGGTTCAGTTGTTGCTGAAACAACTTTTTCAAGATTGCAAAGCTCAAAACTTAAAG GTAGAACTAAGGCCGAGATTTTTTGAGCTTTCTTTCAATATCATGCTGAGGATGATATCTGGGAAGCGTAACTATGGAAAGGATATTGACGAAGAAGGGAAAGAGTTCCAGATTCTAGTGAAGGAGATGGCGGAGCTTCTGGGTAGTGGGAACTTGAATGACTTCATTCCACTGCTAAAATGGATTGATTTCCAAGGTGTGGAAAAGAGAATGGTGAGGTTGATGAAAAAGATGGATGGCTTCTTACAGAAATTACTTGATGATCATCGAAGAAATAAGAGCATCAAAGGAAACCaacaaaataatatgaataatctCAATTTAATTGATGTCATGTTGGATCTTCAACACAAGGATCCTGAATTCTACACGCATGAAACTGTGAAAGGAGTCATTCTG GCAATGCTCACAGCTGGGTCCGAAACTTCAGCTACTACTCTGGAATGGGCAGTGTCACTTCTCCTCAACAACCCTAAAACAATGAAGAAACTTGAAGCTGAGATAGAAACTCACGCAGGCCATGGTCAACTCTTGAATGAATCAGAAGCAACCAAACTCAAGTACCTGCAAAGCGTAATAACCGAGACTCTTCGCCTTTACCCAGCGGCTCCGCTTCTTCTACCTCACGAGTCTTCAAATGATTGCAAAGTTTGTGGTTATGATATACCAAAAGGAACAATGCTACTTGTGAATGCGTGGACACTGCAAAGAGACCCTGATTTATGGGTGGATCCTGCAATGTTTGTGCCAGAGAGATTTGATCTGGGAGATGGAAGTGGCGGTGGTGATCACGTAGTTTATAATATGGTTCCATTTGGGGTTGGAAGACGAGTTTGCCCTGGAGCTGCTTTGGCAAAACGTGTTATGGTACATGCATTGGGAGCATTGGTTCAGTGTTTTGAGTTGGACAAAATTGGAAATGAAGAAATCAACATGAAGGAAGGACTAGGTCTTACCATGCCCAAAGTTGAACCTTTGGTTGTGTTATGCAGCCCTCGCCAACAAATGATTAAGATTCTGTCCGATATGTAA